The proteins below are encoded in one region of Leucoraja erinacea ecotype New England unplaced genomic scaffold, Leri_hhj_1 Leri_944S, whole genome shotgun sequence:
- the LOC129695118 gene encoding myosin heavy chain, clone 203-like, with amino-acid sequence MAASINRLSNKALQEKVILEALETYTAPENCEALRVKTVNGQIWSQLGQHIRSQELKMQRILKLHTAAITAFARSAENTDLTTCQQDVLALMCNTQYEMNNLRRENIRPALNPKYAGLCKAPAPEKEALLFGADLAKRLKELEEAAKPALSCRSTTGKYLVAGLSEQLAQYEQLVVQLIDQYPDKETQLQVRDEHLKLLEDLKVKLRENEEALLEKTQLVDVLQKKLNRNNRDLALLEDFNEKLWEREEELRETTEHVKVLQTKLERKNCVIMELVEDVRKLEDKNEDLDNKYYAEDYASHIKICGLRATHKAELTNLKEQVTLLYQEAARSEESSLSMEASYLSKIEQIQEELDNVQLVSAQKLLLEHKDAEIDYEEEDDQLYLKVNWPQYVEAQNEKLQKILETYEEQYQNMQISESESAEELVKWQETDYKPTPSHDNNEWTVMELKMNQVEEKKEDLISELQELEEEVGDLQIQGQGQGWTTQTTAGQKLMEKEELESIQQSTQQERREQDPSCKNELAELRHVRPAPRKQTIENETYEEYEEAFENDSIEKVVVARKAKRRVNFFKRIFTSRK; translated from the exons atggcAGCAAGCATAAACAGACTCtcgaacaaagccctgcaggagaaggtgaTTCTAGAGGCACTTGAAACCTACACAGCACCTgaaaactgcgaggcgctgcgAGTCAAAACAGTCAATGGACAAATTTGGAGCCAGCTCGGACAACATATCCGTAGCCAAGAACTGAAGATGCAGCGCATCTTAAAGCTCCACACAgcggccatcaccgcctttgctcggtccgctgAAAACACCGACCTCACCACCTGTCAACAGGACGTACTGGCACTCATGTGCAACACCCAGTATGAAATGAATAATCTGAGGCGGgagaacatcaggcctgccctcaaccccaagtatgcggggctatgcaaagcCCCTGCGCCAGAAAAAGAGGCACTGCTGTTTGGGGCTGACCTTGCAAAAAGGCTAAAAGAACTGGAAGAGGCAgccaaacct GCACTGAGCTGCAGATCTACTACAGGTAAGTATTTGGTGGCTGGTTTATCTGAGCAGCTGGCTCAGTATGAACAGCTGGTAGTGCAGCTCATAGACCAATATCCGGACAAAGAGACCCAGCTACAAGTGAGAGATGAACACCTTAAG TTACTGGAAGACCTCAAGGTAAAACTCCGTGAAAACGAAGAAGCATTATTGGAAAAGACGCAACTTGTCGATGTGTTGCAGAAAAAGCTTAATAGGAATAATCGGGATCTAGCG TTGCTGGAAGACTTCAACGAAAAACTCTGGGAAAGGGAAGAGGAACTGCGAGAAACAACAGAACACGTGAAAGTACTGCAGACAAAGCTGGAAAGGAAGAATTGTGTGATAATG gagTTAGTTGAAGATGTAAGAAAGCTTGAAGATAAGAATGAGGACCTGGACAACAAGTATTACGCTGAAGATTACGCCAGCCATATCAAGATCTGTGGTTTGAGGGCGACCCATAAAGCTGAATTAACAAATCTCAAAG AACAAGTGACGCTTCTGTACCAAGAGGCTGCAAGATCAGAGGAAAGTTCTTTGTCAATGGAAGCTTCATACCTATCTAAAATCGAGCAGATCCAAGAGGAGCTGGACAATGTACAG CTTGTTTCTGCTCAGAAGCTTCTGCTGGAGCACAAAGATGCGGAGATTGACTATGAAGAGGAGGACGACCAGTTATACCTAAAAGTGAACTGGCCACAATACGTCGAGGCACAAAATG AGAAGCTTCAAAAAATATTGGAAACATATGAAGAGCAATACCAGAACATGCAA AtaagtgaatctgaatctgcagagGAACTGGTGAAGTGGCAAGAAACGGATTATAAACCAACACCGAGCCATGACAACAATGAGTGGACTGTGATGGAATTAAAGATGAATCAAgttgaagaaaaaaaagaag ATTTGATCTCAGAACTGCAGGAGCTTGAGGAGGAAGTGGGGGATCTTCAGATACAAGGACAGGGTCAAGGATGGACAACGCAGACCACAGCTGGCCAAAAGCTTATG GAAAAGGAAGAACTGGAAAGCATTCAACAATCAACACAGCAGGAGCGCAGAGAGCAAGATCCGTCCTGCAAGAATGAATTGGCTGAGCTAAG ACATGTCAGACCAGCGCCCAGGAAGCAAACCATTGAAAACGAAACATACGAGGAATATGAGGAGGCTTTTGAGAATGACTCAATTGAAAAGGTGGTGGTGGCACGGAAG gcgaAGAGGCGAGTGAATTTTTTCAAACGTATATTCACCTCTCGAAAATGA